A region of Streptomyces sp. WMMC500 DNA encodes the following proteins:
- the rpsM gene encoding 30S ribosomal protein S13 gives MARVAGVDIPREKRVEVALTYVFGIGRTLSQQTLAATGVSPDTRVRDLTEEELVKIREFVDNNLRTEGDLRREIQADIRRKVEIGCYQGLRHRRGLPVHGQRTSTNARTRKGPRRAIAGKKKPGKK, from the coding sequence ATGGCACGCGTTGCAGGTGTCGACATCCCGCGCGAGAAGCGCGTGGAGGTCGCCCTCACCTACGTGTTCGGCATCGGCCGGACGCTCTCCCAGCAGACGCTGGCCGCCACCGGGGTGAGCCCCGACACCCGCGTCCGCGATCTGACCGAGGAAGAGCTGGTCAAGATCCGCGAGTTCGTGGACAACAACCTCAGGACCGAGGGTGACCTCCGCCGCGAGATCCAGGCGGACATCCGGCGCAAGGTCGAGATCGGCTGCTACCAGGGCCTGCGGCACCGCCGCGGGCTGCCCGTCCACGGCCAGCGCACCTCGACCAACGCCCGCACCCGCAAGGGTCCGCGTCGCGCCATCGCCGGCAAGAAGAAGCCGGGCAAGAAGTAG
- the infA gene encoding translation initiation factor IF-1: protein MAKKQGAIEIEGTVVESLPNAMFKVELQNGHQVLAHISGKMRMHYIRILPDDRVVVELSPYDLTRGRIVYRYK from the coding sequence AAACAAGGGGCCATCGAGATCGAGGGCACCGTCGTCGAGTCTCTGCCGAACGCGATGTTCAAGGTGGAGCTCCAGAACGGGCACCAGGTCCTCGCGCACATCAGCGGCAAGATGCGGATGCACTACATCCGTATCCTTCCCGACGACAGGGTCGTGGTGGAGCTGTCTCCGTACGACCTGACGCGCGGACGGATCGTCTACCGCTACAAGTAG
- the rpmJ gene encoding 50S ribosomal protein L36 — translation MKVKPSVKKICDKCKVIRRHGRVMVICENLRHKQRQG, via the coding sequence ATGAAGGTCAAGCCGAGCGTCAAGAAGATCTGCGACAAGTGCAAGGTGATCCGCCGTCACGGCCGGGTCATGGTCATCTGCGAAAACCTGCGCCACAAGCAGCGCCAGGGCTGA